One genomic segment of Pelagerythrobacter marensis includes these proteins:
- a CDS encoding L-serine ammonia-lyase — translation MLSVLDIFRIGIGPSSSHTVGPMRIARTFVRALAASGKLAKTARIAVELQGSLALTGVGHGTVDATILGLMGFAPDTTCPDEGARALDGVRASHRIALGGKRDIAFDPAADIDLAGHIIPDLHPNGMTLTAYDADDEKLSRRTYYSTGGGFVASEAQLKRKPRGDRINTGTQVPHDFGSAEELLAACADTGLPIAELMLANEDAFRPRRKTLDGIDRIAAAMDQCIDRGLNQRGVLPGGLKVARRAPDLWDKLSANPQSNEREQLFDWLNCYAMAVNEENAAGGRVVTAPTNGAAGIIPAVIRFYCVTAEEEACRESRRTFLLTAGAIGLLYKQRASISGAEMGCQGEVGVACSMAAGGLAALWGASPAQVASAAEIGMEHNLGLTCDPVGGLVQVPCIERNAIGAVKAVNAARLALHRPETDARVSLDQVIETMRQTGLDMSSKYKETSQGGLAVNVIEC, via the coding sequence ATGCTTTCGGTGCTCGACATCTTCCGGATCGGCATCGGGCCGTCTTCATCGCATACCGTCGGGCCGATGCGCATTGCGCGCACTTTCGTCCGCGCGCTGGCCGCATCGGGCAAACTGGCGAAGACCGCGCGGATCGCGGTGGAACTGCAGGGCTCGCTGGCGCTGACCGGGGTCGGGCACGGCACGGTCGATGCGACAATTCTGGGCCTGATGGGCTTCGCCCCCGATACGACATGCCCGGACGAGGGCGCCCGCGCGCTCGACGGTGTGCGGGCCAGCCATCGGATTGCGCTGGGCGGCAAGCGGGACATCGCGTTCGATCCAGCGGCGGATATCGATCTGGCGGGTCATATCATACCCGATCTGCATCCCAACGGAATGACGCTGACGGCCTATGACGCCGATGACGAAAAGCTGTCGCGACGGACATATTATTCGACCGGGGGCGGCTTCGTCGCGTCCGAAGCGCAGTTGAAGCGCAAGCCCAGGGGCGACCGCATCAACACCGGCACGCAGGTTCCGCACGATTTCGGATCGGCGGAGGAACTGCTCGCGGCCTGCGCCGATACGGGCCTGCCGATTGCCGAACTTATGCTGGCCAACGAAGATGCCTTTCGTCCGCGCCGGAAAACGCTCGACGGGATTGACCGGATTGCGGCGGCGATGGACCAGTGCATCGACCGCGGGCTGAACCAGCGGGGCGTGCTGCCGGGCGGGCTCAAGGTCGCGCGCCGGGCACCCGATCTGTGGGACAAGCTTTCGGCCAATCCGCAATCGAACGAGCGCGAGCAATTGTTCGACTGGCTCAATTGCTACGCCATGGCGGTGAACGAGGAAAACGCCGCGGGCGGCCGCGTCGTGACGGCGCCGACCAATGGCGCGGCGGGGATCATTCCCGCGGTCATCCGCTTCTACTGTGTCACTGCCGAGGAGGAAGCCTGCCGCGAAAGCCGGCGCACCTTCCTGCTCACCGCAGGCGCGATCGGCCTGCTCTACAAACAGCGCGCGAGCATCTCGGGCGCGGAAATGGGCTGCCAGGGCGAAGTCGGCGTGGCGTGCTCGATGGCGGCGGGCGGGCTTGCCGCGCTGTGGGGCGCGTCGCCCGCGCAAGTCGCCAGCGCGGCGGAAATCGGCATGGAGCACAATCTCGGCCTGACTTGCGACCCCGTCGGCGGACTAGTGCAGGTGCCATGCATCGAACGCAATGCGATCGGCGCGGTCAAGGCGGTCAATGCCGCCCGGCTGGCGCTGCACCGGCCCGAAACCGACGCGCGCGTCAGCCTCGACCAGGTGATCGAAACGATGCGCCAGACCGGGCTCGACATGTCGAGCAAGTACAAGGAAACCAGCCAGGGCGGGCTGGCGGTCAATGTGATCGAATGCTGA
- a CDS encoding class I adenylate-forming enzyme family protein: MGETHIAALTEPFGSFSQIIADNAARLGDRTALRDESGDIGWAELNERVERIAARLIESGLQRGQSVAILGHSSIAYALVFLAAVRAGGVAAPLTTSASAEQLGGMASDSGAHHIFIDRAKLGELGDDCFAGLRRIVLDEELDDWMAPAGTQVPAFDPKPGDPFNIIYSSGTTGVPKGIVHSHQMRWRQFASIGASYLDSGLEVRALASTPLYSNTTMVAFLAPLLAGGMVRIMGKFSAVRWLDHAQADRTTVTMLVPVQYQRLMDEPRFDDFDLSSLALKYCTSAPFPAPLKREVLRRMPGALVEIYSMTEGGVVCLLPCHEFPDKLHTVGRPAPGSEIRVLDDEDREVPPGTAGNLVGRSQTMMSGYKNRPEQTQEGYWSDPATGDVWQRMGDIGRVDAEGFVELVGRAKDMIISGGFNIYPTDLEAELEREDDVIEAAVVGVSSRRWGESPVGFVQLADRARPVGDVLAAVNARLGKTQRLAALHPIGEMPRSHIGKLLKTELREKAETLGGVE; encoded by the coding sequence ATGGGAGAGACACATATCGCCGCGCTGACCGAGCCATTCGGCAGCTTTTCGCAAATTATCGCCGACAATGCCGCGCGGTTGGGAGATCGGACGGCGCTGCGCGACGAGAGCGGCGACATCGGCTGGGCCGAACTGAACGAGCGTGTTGAGCGCATCGCAGCACGGCTGATCGAAAGCGGCTTGCAACGGGGCCAGTCGGTGGCCATTCTCGGTCATTCCTCAATCGCCTATGCGCTGGTGTTTCTCGCGGCGGTCCGCGCCGGCGGGGTTGCCGCGCCGCTGACCACCAGCGCGAGTGCCGAACAGCTTGGCGGCATGGCGAGCGATTCGGGCGCGCATCACATCTTTATCGACCGGGCGAAGCTGGGCGAGCTGGGCGATGATTGCTTCGCGGGCCTGCGCCGCATCGTTCTGGACGAAGAGCTGGACGACTGGATGGCGCCGGCGGGCACGCAGGTGCCGGCGTTCGATCCGAAGCCGGGGGATCCGTTCAACATCATCTATTCATCGGGCACGACGGGTGTGCCCAAGGGCATCGTCCATTCGCACCAGATGCGCTGGCGCCAATTCGCTTCGATCGGGGCGTCCTATCTGGACAGCGGGCTGGAGGTGCGCGCGCTGGCATCGACCCCGCTCTATTCGAACACCACGATGGTGGCGTTTCTTGCACCATTGCTCGCCGGCGGCATGGTGCGGATCATGGGCAAGTTCTCCGCCGTCCGGTGGCTCGATCATGCGCAGGCCGACCGCACGACCGTGACGATGCTGGTGCCGGTGCAGTATCAGCGGCTGATGGACGAGCCGCGGTTCGACGATTTCGACCTGTCCTCGCTCGCGCTCAAATACTGCACATCGGCGCCCTTCCCGGCCCCGCTCAAGCGCGAGGTGCTGCGCCGGATGCCCGGTGCGCTGGTGGAAATCTATTCGATGACGGAGGGCGGGGTCGTCTGCCTGCTCCCCTGCCACGAATTTCCCGACAAGCTGCACACGGTCGGCCGGCCTGCGCCGGGCAGCGAGATCAGGGTGCTCGACGATGAGGATCGGGAGGTCCCGCCAGGCACTGCCGGCAACCTGGTCGGGCGCAGCCAAACGATGATGAGCGGTTACAAGAACCGCCCGGAACAGACGCAGGAAGGCTACTGGAGCGATCCTGCCACCGGGGATGTCTGGCAGCGGATGGGCGATATTGGTCGGGTCGATGCCGAGGGATTCGTCGAACTGGTCGGCCGGGCGAAAGACATGATCATCTCCGGCGGTTTCAACATCTATCCGACCGATCTGGAAGCCGAGCTGGAGCGGGAAGACGATGTGATCGAAGCGGCGGTGGTGGGCGTGTCCAGCCGGCGCTGGGGCGAAAGTCCGGTCGGCTTCGTCCAGCTGGCCGACCGGGCGCGCCCCGTCGGTGACGTGCTGGCCGCCGTCAATGCCAGGCTGGGCAAGACCCAGCGACTGGCCGCGCTGCATCCCATCGGGGAAATGCCGCGCAGTCACATCGGCAAGCTGCTGAAGACAGAATTACGGGAGAAGGCCGAGACACTCGGCGGAGTGGAATAG
- a CDS encoding UrcA family protein: protein MKFHHILAAGLAVTALMSAPAQAKYTEVSIAVHFDDLDLRDPDHVAELRTRVAAAAESACAYPTAMSVNTVSYDQDCKASLIDSAQRIIAQKARATLASAS, encoded by the coding sequence ATGAAATTCCATCATATTCTCGCCGCCGGTCTTGCCGTTACTGCGCTGATGAGCGCGCCCGCGCAGGCCAAGTACACCGAAGTCAGCATCGCGGTTCATTTCGACGATCTCGATTTGCGCGATCCCGACCACGTCGCCGAACTGCGCACGCGTGTCGCCGCCGCTGCAGAATCGGCTTGCGCCTACCCGACTGCGATGTCGGTCAACACCGTGTCCTACGATCAGGATTGCAAGGCCTCGCTGATCGATTCGGCCCAGCGGATCATTGCACAGAAGGCCAGGGCCACGCTCGCCAGCGCGAGCTGA
- the guaA gene encoding glutamine-hydrolyzing GMP synthase: MQPEHLPDSILIVDFGSQVTQLIARRVREAGVYSEIAPFTLAEEAFHRLQPKGIILSGSPASVCDEGSPRAPQVLFDSGLPILGICYGQQVMTQQLGGQVRPGHETGEGGEFGRAYLTVSEQCALFDGLWQTGERHQVWMSHGDKVTEFAPGFDIVATSDGAPFAVIADEQRKYYGTQFHPEVVHTPDGAKLLANFVRHVCGLAGDWTMAEFRKTKIEEIREQVGDGKVICGLSGGVDSAVAAVLIHEAIGEQLTCVFVDHGLMRMNEAEQVVTLFRDHYNIPLVHVDAEEMFLGGLAGETDPEKKRKFIGKAFIDLFEAEATKIGGADFLAQGTLYPDVIESVSFTGGPSVTIKSHHNVGGLPERMNMKLVEPLRELFKDEVRVLGRELGLPEVFVGRHPFPGPGLAIRIPGEVTKERCDILRKADAIYLEEIRAAGLYDAIWQAFAVLLPVKTVGVMGDGRTYDSVCGLRAVTSTDGMTADVYPFDASFLTRVATRIVNEVKGINRVVYDYTSKPPGTIEWE; this comes from the coding sequence ATGCAGCCAGAACACCTCCCCGATTCCATCCTGATCGTCGATTTCGGCAGCCAGGTCACCCAGCTCATCGCGCGCCGTGTGCGCGAAGCCGGGGTCTATTCCGAAATCGCGCCCTTTACCCTGGCGGAGGAGGCGTTCCATCGCCTTCAGCCGAAGGGGATCATCCTGTCGGGATCGCCCGCCAGCGTGTGCGATGAAGGGTCGCCGCGGGCGCCGCAGGTGCTGTTCGACAGCGGATTGCCGATCCTGGGCATCTGTTATGGCCAGCAGGTCATGACGCAGCAGCTCGGCGGCCAGGTCCGCCCCGGCCACGAAACGGGGGAAGGCGGGGAATTCGGTCGCGCCTATCTGACCGTGAGCGAACAGTGCGCGCTGTTCGACGGGCTGTGGCAGACCGGCGAACGGCATCAGGTCTGGATGAGCCACGGCGACAAGGTCACCGAATTTGCGCCCGGCTTCGACATTGTCGCGACCAGCGACGGGGCACCCTTCGCGGTCATCGCGGATGAACAGCGCAAGTATTACGGCACGCAGTTCCATCCCGAAGTCGTCCATACGCCCGACGGTGCGAAGCTTCTGGCCAATTTCGTGCGCCATGTTTGCGGGCTGGCGGGCGACTGGACGATGGCCGAATTCCGCAAGACCAAGATCGAGGAGATTCGCGAGCAGGTCGGCGATGGCAAGGTGATCTGCGGGCTTTCGGGCGGAGTCGATTCGGCGGTTGCCGCAGTGCTGATCCACGAGGCGATCGGCGAGCAACTGACCTGCGTCTTCGTCGATCACGGGCTGATGCGGATGAACGAAGCCGAACAGGTCGTCACCCTGTTCCGCGATCATTACAACATCCCGCTGGTCCACGTGGACGCGGAAGAAATGTTCCTGGGCGGACTGGCGGGCGAAACCGACCCGGAGAAGAAGCGCAAGTTCATCGGCAAGGCCTTCATCGACCTGTTCGAGGCCGAAGCGACGAAGATCGGCGGAGCCGACTTCCTCGCCCAGGGCACGCTCTATCCCGACGTGATCGAATCGGTTTCCTTCACCGGCGGGCCGAGCGTGACGATCAAGAGCCACCACAATGTCGGCGGCCTGCCCGAACGCATGAACATGAAGCTGGTCGAGCCCTTGCGCGAACTGTTCAAGGACGAGGTCCGCGTGCTGGGCCGCGAACTCGGCCTGCCCGAGGTGTTCGTCGGCCGCCATCCTTTCCCCGGGCCGGGGCTTGCGATCCGCATTCCGGGTGAAGTGACCAAGGAACGGTGCGACATCCTGCGCAAGGCCGATGCCATCTATCTGGAGGAAATTCGCGCCGCGGGCCTCTACGACGCGATCTGGCAGGCGTTCGCCGTGCTGCTGCCGGTCAAGACCGTGGGCGTGATGGGCGACGGGCGCACCTACGACAGCGTCTGCGGCTTGCGCGCGGTGACCAGCACCGACGGGATGACCGCGGACGTCTATCCGTTCGACGCGAGCTTCCTCACCCGTGTGGCCACCCGCATCGTCAACGAGGTGAAGGGCATCAACCGCGTCGTATACGACTATACCTCGAAACCGCCCGGCACGATCGAGTGGGAATAG
- a CDS encoding NADPH-dependent FMN reductase, producing MADTLRIGLVYGSARPGRLCDKVANWVTERVAARGGMAIEAIDPAAAYDDAERVRRIEAADGFIVVTPEYNHSFTAPLKALIDAANSEWHAKPVAFVSYGGTSGGLRAVEHLRAVFAELHAVGIRDTVSFASAWEQFGDDARLANPRRAERAMATLLKRLDWWARGLRTARSVHAYGEAA from the coding sequence ATGGCGGACACTTTGCGGATCGGGCTGGTCTACGGCAGTGCGCGGCCGGGACGGCTGTGCGACAAGGTCGCGAACTGGGTAACCGAACGGGTCGCGGCGCGCGGCGGAATGGCGATCGAAGCGATCGATCCGGCGGCGGCCTACGACGATGCCGAACGGGTCCGGCGGATCGAGGCCGCGGACGGCTTCATCGTCGTGACGCCCGAATACAATCACAGCTTTACCGCGCCGTTGAAGGCGCTGATCGACGCGGCGAACAGCGAATGGCACGCCAAGCCGGTCGCCTTCGTATCCTACGGCGGCACATCGGGCGGGCTGCGCGCGGTCGAACATCTGCGGGCTGTTTTCGCCGAACTACACGCCGTCGGGATCCGGGACACGGTCAGCTTCGCTTCGGCGTGGGAACAGTTTGGCGACGACGCGCGCCTGGCCAATCCGCGCCGGGCCGAACGGGCGATGGCGACGCTGCTGAAGCGGCTCGACTGGTGGGCGCGGGGCCTGCGCACCGCGCGCTCCGTACATGCTTATGGAGAGGCGGCATGA
- a CDS encoding arylamine N-acetyltransferase family protein — protein sequence MSEYAVDLAAYCARIGYSGPLEPTLDTLRALQELHPAAIPFEAIDVLLDRGVDLAPHVVDDKLIARGRGGYCYEQNGLFKRVLEAVGFEVEGLIARVNWQAPPDAPLNPPSHMALRVTVGGAAWLVDVGFGSCVPTAPLRLACREPQNTPHEIFRLTPAMHGLQLEASIAGKWQPVYRVVPTPVLDGDYTLHNWFTATHPSSHFRHRLIVTRTTPEARHVLADARVTVRGRDGTVHRETLNAGAIERALAERFGLPVEREWRAVIERAAAAEMLD from the coding sequence ATGAGCGAATATGCCGTGGACCTTGCCGCCTATTGCGCCCGCATCGGCTATTCCGGGCCGCTGGAGCCGACGCTGGACACGCTGCGCGCATTGCAGGAATTGCATCCGGCGGCGATCCCGTTCGAGGCGATCGACGTTCTGCTCGATCGCGGGGTGGATCTCGCTCCGCACGTGGTTGACGACAAACTGATCGCGCGCGGACGGGGCGGCTATTGCTACGAGCAGAACGGGCTGTTCAAGCGCGTGCTGGAAGCGGTTGGCTTCGAAGTGGAAGGCCTGATCGCGCGCGTGAACTGGCAGGCCCCGCCCGACGCGCCCTTGAACCCGCCGTCGCATATGGCGCTGCGGGTAACGGTAGGCGGCGCGGCCTGGCTGGTCGATGTCGGTTTCGGCAGCTGCGTGCCGACCGCGCCGCTCCGCCTGGCTTGCCGCGAGCCGCAAAACACGCCGCACGAAATCTTCCGCCTGACCCCGGCGATGCACGGGCTGCAACTGGAAGCCTCGATCGCGGGCAAGTGGCAGCCGGTCTACCGGGTCGTGCCGACACCCGTGCTCGATGGCGACTATACGCTGCACAACTGGTTCACCGCGACCCACCCCAGCTCGCATTTCCGCCACCGGTTGATCGTGACGCGCACGACGCCCGAGGCACGGCATGTGCTTGCCGATGCCCGCGTGACGGTGCGCGGGCGCGACGGGACCGTTCATCGCGAAACGTTGAACGCCGGTGCGATTGAACGGGCACTTGCCGAGCGGTTCGGCCTGCCGGTCGAGCGCGAATGGCGGGCGGTGATCGAGCGGGCGGCTGCGGCAGAGATGCTCGACTGA
- a CDS encoding NAD(P)H-dependent flavin oxidoreductase, with translation MKTAITEMFGIQHPIIQGGMHYVGFAEMAAAVSNAGGLGIITGLTQKTPADLANEIARCRDMTDKPFGVNLTFLPTVNAPDYPGYIRAIVEGGVKAVETAGNNPQAVLPHLKDAGIKVIHKCTSVRHALKAQSIGCDAVSVDGFECGGHPGEDDVPNFILLPRAADELEIPFVSSGGMADGRSLVASLAFGAAGMNMGTRFIATKEAPVHDNVKQAILAASELDTRLVMRPLRNTERVLTNDAVERLLEKERALGADLKFEDIIEEVAGVYPSIMREGEMDRGAWSCGMVAGLVYDIPTCRELIDRIMSQANDIVDRMDGLRRA, from the coding sequence ATGAAGACCGCGATCACCGAAATGTTCGGTATCCAGCACCCGATAATCCAGGGCGGAATGCACTATGTCGGGTTCGCCGAAATGGCCGCCGCGGTGTCCAATGCCGGCGGACTGGGGATCATCACCGGGCTGACGCAGAAGACACCTGCCGATCTTGCCAACGAGATCGCCCGTTGCCGCGACATGACCGACAAGCCGTTCGGCGTGAACCTGACCTTCCTGCCGACGGTGAATGCGCCCGATTATCCCGGTTACATCCGCGCGATCGTGGAAGGCGGGGTGAAAGCGGTGGAGACCGCGGGCAATAACCCGCAGGCGGTGCTGCCGCATCTCAAGGATGCCGGGATCAAGGTGATCCATAAGTGCACCAGCGTGCGCCACGCGCTGAAGGCGCAGTCGATCGGGTGCGATGCGGTTTCGGTCGACGGGTTCGAATGCGGCGGCCATCCGGGTGAAGACGACGTGCCGAACTTCATCCTCCTGCCCCGCGCGGCGGACGAACTGGAGATCCCGTTCGTATCGAGCGGCGGCATGGCCGACGGGCGCAGCCTCGTCGCAAGCCTCGCGTTCGGCGCGGCGGGCATGAACATGGGCACGCGCTTCATCGCGACGAAGGAGGCCCCGGTCCACGACAACGTCAAGCAGGCGATCCTGGCCGCGAGCGAGCTCGATACGCGGCTGGTGATGCGCCCGCTGCGCAATACCGAACGGGTGCTGACGAACGACGCGGTCGAGCGGTTGCTTGAGAAAGAACGCGCGCTGGGCGCCGATCTGAAGTTCGAAGACATTATCGAGGAAGTTGCCGGCGTCTATCCTTCGATCATGCGCGAAGGGGAAATGGACCGCGGGGCGTGGAGCTGCGGCATGGTCGCCGGCCTCGTCTACGACATCCCGACGTGCAGGGAACTGATCGACCGGATCATGAGCCAGGCGAACGACATCGTCGACCGGATGGACGGGTTGCGCCGCGCCTGA
- a CDS encoding DUF924 family protein, translated as MTAAPRRWAAEMLHVWFHRLGPADWYGGGAAVDDLLRRRFVCDWQALRHRPAGEFLRDPLTAQAAILLFDQVPRNLFRGQARAFASDPLARTIARRVIARRWDLRLPERQRAFIAMPLMHSEDIADQRASLAYFAQSPKQRGFACNHYRMIARFGRFPHRNTALGRESTPAEKRAVAAGYAW; from the coding sequence ATGACCGCCGCCCCGCGCCGCTGGGCGGCGGAAATGCTGCATGTCTGGTTCCATCGCCTTGGCCCCGCCGACTGGTACGGGGGCGGCGCGGCGGTGGACGATCTGCTGCGCCGCCGCTTTGTGTGCGACTGGCAGGCACTGCGCCACCGGCCAGCCGGCGAATTTCTGCGCGACCCATTGACCGCGCAAGCCGCGATCCTGCTGTTCGACCAGGTGCCGCGCAACCTGTTTCGCGGCCAGGCGCGTGCCTTCGCCTCCGATCCGCTGGCCCGAACAATCGCGCGCCGCGTGATCGCCCGCCGATGGGATCTGCGGCTGCCCGAACGCCAGCGCGCCTTTATCGCCATGCCGCTGATGCACAGCGAAGACATCGCCGATCAGCGCGCATCGCTGGCCTATTTCGCGCAGTCGCCCAAACAGCGCGGCTTCGCGTGCAACCATTATCGCATGATTGCGCGGTTCGGCCGCTTCCCCCACCGCAACACGGCCCTGGGCCGCGAATCGACCCCGGCCGAAAAGCGCGCGGTCGCCGCGGGCTACGCCTGGTAG
- the tldD gene encoding metalloprotease TldD, with translation MTVQPTDPRAFLYGQGKLDPERAAALTARLLEPCDDGELYLQYTAREALAFDDGRLKTADYARDSGFGLRGISGETTGFTHANEIGEAAIVRAGATLQLLDPGQGPRAAAPRGNNRHLYTADNPLDAVPFADKVALLETIDAAARARDPRVTQVTASLLASWSVVEIVRPDGFVATDVRPLVRLNVGVVAEANGRRERGSFGFGGRHLYDRLFDPAQWNRAVDEAVRQAMVNLDSVDAPAGEVPVLLGPGWPGVLLHEAVGHGLEGDFNRKGTSAFSGRIGERVAAPGVTVVDDGAIRDRRGSLSIDDEGTPTRETVLIEDGILKGYMQDRLNARLMGMEPTGNGRRESFEHAPMPRMTNTFMRAGKDDPAELLSRMKNGIYAKSFGGGQVDIVSGKFVFSCTEAYLVEDGKIGEPIKGATLIGDGPSVLTRVSGIGNDLALDEGVGMCGKGGQGVPAGVGQPTLLVDRLTVGGTA, from the coding sequence ATGACAGTCCAGCCGACCGATCCGCGCGCTTTCCTTTATGGTCAGGGCAAGCTCGACCCCGAACGCGCCGCCGCGCTGACCGCGCGCCTGCTGGAACCGTGCGACGATGGCGAGCTCTATCTGCAATATACCGCGCGCGAAGCGCTCGCGTTCGATGACGGGCGCCTCAAGACGGCGGACTATGCCCGCGATTCGGGCTTCGGCCTGCGCGGCATTTCGGGCGAAACGACCGGGTTCACCCATGCCAATGAGATTGGCGAGGCAGCGATCGTCCGCGCGGGCGCAACGCTGCAACTGCTCGATCCCGGTCAGGGCCCGCGCGCAGCGGCCCCAAGGGGGAACAACCGCCACCTCTATACGGCCGACAATCCGCTGGACGCCGTGCCCTTCGCAGATAAGGTCGCCCTGCTGGAAACGATCGACGCTGCCGCGCGCGCGCGCGATCCGCGTGTGACGCAAGTCACCGCCAGCCTGCTGGCGAGCTGGAGCGTGGTCGAAATCGTGCGGCCCGACGGCTTCGTCGCCACCGATGTGCGCCCGCTGGTGCGCCTCAACGTCGGGGTCGTGGCCGAAGCGAACGGCCGGCGCGAACGGGGCAGTTTCGGGTTCGGCGGGCGCCATCTCTACGACCGGCTGTTCGATCCCGCCCAATGGAACCGCGCCGTGGACGAAGCCGTCCGTCAGGCAATGGTCAACCTCGACAGCGTCGACGCACCGGCGGGCGAGGTTCCGGTTCTGCTCGGCCCCGGATGGCCCGGTGTTCTCCTCCACGAAGCAGTCGGCCACGGGCTGGAAGGCGACTTCAATCGCAAGGGCACCAGCGCCTTCTCCGGCCGGATCGGCGAACGGGTCGCGGCGCCCGGCGTGACCGTGGTCGACGATGGCGCCATTCGCGACCGGCGCGGATCGCTGTCGATCGACGACGAAGGCACGCCCACGCGTGAGACCGTGCTGATCGAGGACGGGATCCTCAAAGGCTATATGCAGGACCGGCTGAACGCCCGGCTCATGGGAATGGAACCGACCGGCAACGGGCGGCGCGAAAGCTTCGAACACGCACCGATGCCGCGCATGACCAACACTTTCATGCGGGCGGGCAAGGACGATCCGGCCGAGTTGCTCAGCCGGATGAAGAACGGCATCTATGCCAAGAGCTTCGGCGGCGGGCAGGTCGATATCGTATCGGGCAAGTTCGTCTTTTCCTGCACCGAAGCCTATCTGGTCGAGGATGGAAAGATCGGCGAGCCGATCAAGGGCGCGACGCTGATCGGCGACGGGCCCAGCGTGCTCACGCGCGTTTCGGGCATCGGCAACGATCTCGCGCTCGACGAAGGCGTGGGGATGTGCGGCAAGGGCGGACAGGGCGTGCCCGCAGGGGTCGGCCAGCCCACGCTGCTGGTCGACCGGCTGACGGTCGGCGGCACGGCCTGA
- a CDS encoding zinc-finger domain-containing protein, which yields MNIPPPETTLVDHVRVKCDGADAIRPGDRYRASALGHPRVWLEIDEHGYVDCGYCDRRFVLRGGPADGANQTALEDISAGSDPGHR from the coding sequence ATGAACATTCCGCCGCCCGAAACGACTCTGGTCGATCACGTTCGCGTCAAATGCGACGGTGCCGATGCGATTCGCCCCGGCGACCGCTATCGCGCATCGGCGCTCGGTCACCCGCGCGTGTGGCTTGAGATCGACGAGCACGGTTATGTCGATTGCGGCTATTGCGATCGGCGCTTCGTGCTGCGCGGCGGCCCCGCCGACGGCGCGAACCAGACCGCGCTGGAAGACATTTCCGCAGGCAGCGACCCCGGCCATCGCTGA
- a CDS encoding ABC transporter ATP-binding protein, producing the protein MTDAAQQTSPADAPPAIAIRDLTKRYAGEKGEQGKLALDGVSFDVPQGQIFGLLGPNGAGKSTLINTLAGLVTKTAGSAEIWGFDIDRSPRNAKRMIGIVPQEIVFDPFFTPFEVLENQGGFYGIGKADRRSEELLAAVHLADKRDAYARTLSGGMKRRLLIAKAMVHSPPILVLDEPTAGVDVELRRQLWDLVGALNAEGVTVVLTTHYLEEAEQLCDRIAIINHGKLIANKPTRELVGMAREKIVRVTLDRDIAGPPMEEGFIKAEVIEPRTLEVTYDRDAASAGQVLARIQAHGYAIQDVTTREADLEDVFVSLTSASRQE; encoded by the coding sequence ATGACCGATGCCGCCCAGCAGACTTCGCCCGCCGATGCCCCGCCGGCAATTGCCATTCGCGATCTGACCAAACGCTACGCAGGGGAGAAGGGCGAACAGGGCAAGCTCGCGCTCGACGGCGTCAGCTTCGATGTGCCGCAGGGCCAGATCTTCGGCCTCCTGGGGCCCAATGGGGCGGGCAAGTCCACACTGATCAACACCCTTGCCGGGCTGGTGACCAAGACTGCCGGCAGCGCCGAGATCTGGGGCTTCGATATCGATCGCAGTCCGCGCAATGCCAAGCGGATGATCGGGATCGTCCCGCAGGAAATCGTCTTCGACCCGTTCTTCACTCCGTTCGAAGTGCTGGAGAATCAGGGCGGCTTCTACGGTATCGGCAAGGCGGACCGGCGCAGCGAGGAACTGCTCGCCGCCGTACATCTGGCGGACAAGCGCGATGCCTATGCCCGCACCCTGTCGGGGGGGATGAAGCGGCGCCTGCTGATCGCCAAGGCCATGGTCCATTCGCCGCCGATCCTCGTGCTGGACGAGCCGACCGCAGGCGTTGACGTGGAATTGCGCCGGCAGCTGTGGGATCTGGTGGGCGCGTTGAACGCCGAAGGCGTGACGGTCGTTCTCACGACCCATTATCTGGAAGAAGCCGAACAGCTTTGCGACCGGATCGCGATCATCAACCACGGCAAGCTGATCGCCAACAAGCCGACTCGCGAACTGGTGGGGATGGCGCGCGAGAAGATCGTTCGCGTCACGCTCGACCGCGATATCGCCGGGCCTCCGATGGAGGAAGGGTTCATCAAGGCCGAAGTGATCGAACCACGCACGCTGGAGGTGACATACGATCGCGACGCGGCCAGCGCCGGCCAGGTGCTCGCCCGAATCCAGGCACACGGTTACGCGATTCAGGATGTCACGACGCGCGAGGCCGATCTGGAAGATGTCTTCGTTTCGCTGACCAGCGCGAGCCGTCAGGAATGA